TCACCACGTTCTTCTCGGTGGTGGTGGGTGAACTGGTGCCCAAGCAATTCGCCCTGCGCAACGCCGTGCCCATTTCGCTGGTCATGGCCATTCCGATGGACCTGCTGGCGAGGGTGGCCGCGCCATTCGTCTGGCTGCTGGATACGACGTCCAACCTGCTGCTCTCCGCGCTTGGCATCCGCCACAAGGGCGATCACCGGCTGAGCGCGGAGGAGCTGCACATGATATTCGCCGATGCCACGCGCACCGGCCTGATAGAGGAGCAGGAGCGGGCAATCCTGTCGGGCATCATGCGCCTTGCCGACCGGCCCGTGCGCGAGGTGATGACGCCGCGCACCGAGATCGACTGGCTGGACGTGAACGCGGGGGCGGAGGAGATGGCCGAAACCTTTGCCGAATCGCCGCACTCGCTGCTGCCGGTGGCCGATGGCTCGGTCGACCGGATGCTGGGCGTCGTAAAAGTGCGCGAAGTGCTGGCGGTGCGGCTGGAGGGACACTCGGTCGTCCTGCCCGATCTCATTCGCAAGTGCGCCGTCCTGCCGGACCAGCTCGACGCGCTCGATGCGCTGAAGGTGTTGCAGCAATCGGGCACCGGCATGGCCATGGTGCATGACGAATACGGCCACCTCGATGGCATCGTGACCAATGCCGACATTCTGGAGGCGATCGCCGGCAATTTCGCCAGCCACCAGGACGAGGGCGACGACCCGCTGGTGGTGGAGCGCGAGGACGGCAGCCTGCTGGTCTCGGGTGCGCTGGGTGCCGACGCGCTGGCCGAGCGCCTAGGCCTGGACCTGCCCGAGAATCGCGAATTCGCCACGGCTGCGGGATACGCGCTGTCCGTGCTCAAGCATCTGCCTGCCGAGGGCGAGCATTTCAGCGACCAGGGCTGGCGTTTCGAGATCGTCGACATGGACGGGCGCAAGATCGACAAGCTGCTGGTGAGCGAGGCGTGATTTAGGCGGCGAACCCGCATTTGCGGGCGCTTACCGGGCTTCACCGTTCCAGCTTTACATCCTTCGCCAGACGCACTTCGGTTCGCTAGCGCGCCCGTTTCCGGCCCCGGCTCACGCCATTCTCGCAATTTTTAGCACGAAGAAGTGCGCTGTCGAGCCGCGCAGGCACCTGCGCCAACCCTTGGCAATCACTCGGGAATGACGGCCCGCCCTGCCTGTCCGTCACCTTCCGGCGCGGCGATGATCGACTGGACATTGCTGCCGGTGTCGACCGTGTACGTCTCGCCATCGCCCACGGTGGAGCGGATGCCCGGATCGGCCTGGCCGGCCAGTTGCAGCGTACGCGTTTCGACCGCGCTGCGCTGGGCCGGGCCGCCGAACAGGGCGTCGAGCGCCTGCTGCGAAGCGGTGCCTTCGACCGGGCGCGGGGCGCCGGGGGCGGGGGGCACGAGGTGAAAATCGGGCGGGATTACCAGCGGTGCCTGGCGCTGGACGGCAAATTCGTCCGGCCGGTCACGATCGCCCAGGTTGATGCCATTGCAGGCCGAAAGGCCGAGAGCGGTAAGGCCGAGAACGGCAATGCTGGCGAATTTGGTCATGAAGGCTCTCTAGTCTCGTGGGGCGTTGCTGTCACCTGGGTTTGCGCCGCGTCCTGTCCTTGCGCCTCTGTCTCGCGGCTGAACAGCGCGCGCAGCAGGATGATCACCACGCCGATGGTGATCGCGGCATCGGCCACGTTGAAGATCAGGAAGGGGCGGAAATCGCCGAAATGCAGGTCGGCGTAGTCGATGACGTAGCCATGCATCCAGCGGTCGCGGATATTGCCCAGCGCGCCGCCCAGCACCATCCCGAGCGCGGCGATGTCCCAGCCCTTGCGTTCGCGCAGCATCCACACGACCACGCCCATGGCGATGGCGGCGGTGACCGCCACGAGGATCCAGCGCATTTCCATGCTGGTCGCCTCGAACATGCCGAGCGAGACGCCGTAATTGTTGGCGCGGCGAAGGTCGAAGAAGG
This is a stretch of genomic DNA from Aurantiacibacter arachoides. It encodes these proteins:
- a CDS encoding hemolysin family protein, translating into MTPFPWVYLVALALLIVLNGVFAMSELAIVSARTAQLKMAAERGSKSADVALRLAGEPGKFLSTVQIGITLIGVISGAVSGATLGEPVGQRFAALGVDPDIATNVGYVVVIVLTTFFSVVVGELVPKQFALRNAVPISLVMAIPMDLLARVAAPFVWLLDTTSNLLLSALGIRHKGDHRLSAEELHMIFADATRTGLIEEQERAILSGIMRLADRPVREVMTPRTEIDWLDVNAGAEEMAETFAESPHSLLPVADGSVDRMLGVVKVREVLAVRLEGHSVVLPDLIRKCAVLPDQLDALDALKVLQQSGTGMAMVHDEYGHLDGIVTNADILEAIAGNFASHQDEGDDPLVVEREDGSLLVSGALGADALAERLGLDLPENREFATAAGYALSVLKHLPAEGEHFSDQGWRFEIVDMDGRKIDKLLVSEA
- a CDS encoding DUF3035 domain-containing protein: MTKFASIAVLGLTALGLSACNGINLGDRDRPDEFAVQRQAPLVIPPDFHLVPPAPGAPRPVEGTASQQALDALFGGPAQRSAVETRTLQLAGQADPGIRSTVGDGETYTVDTGSNVQSIIAAPEGDGQAGRAVIPE
- the lspA gene encoding signal peptidase II, giving the protein MTSLRTFRVVGFAIALAIFVIDQWVKYFVVEVLQLDRVNEVEPLLPFFDLRRANNYGVSLGMFEATSMEMRWILVAVTAAIAMGVVVWMLRERKGWDIAALGMVLGGALGNIRDRWMHGYVIDYADLHFGDFRPFLIFNVADAAITIGVVIILLRALFSRETEAQGQDAAQTQVTATPHETREPS